A DNA window from Zonotrichia albicollis isolate bZonAlb1 chromosome 2, bZonAlb1.hap1, whole genome shotgun sequence contains the following coding sequences:
- the LOC102067494 gene encoding homeobox protein NANOG-like, whose amino-acid sequence MLGAGTPGPAMSAHLAPPQYVLYPGAARYGDYYWFSAGSMDSVPTEEAPALDALPLPAAKTPSPSVDSPASSSSGTLTQYHTPDSATSPTAAGSPSPHSSLQKAKAQGKGAVKSGKSRTAFSQEQLKALHQRFQSQKYLSPQQIRELAAALQLTYKQVKTWFQNQRMKFKRCQKESQWMDKGVYLPQNGVHQAAYLDIPPAFHQVFPAGSSRNFQAASNGHQAYSSGQTYGNGQNLYSFPSVEDEGLFGKGGTSCNTQQTMGLLSHQMNFYHSYFDNIDYVSVEVEDTFNFQSSSDTVTPFSSSPIQNQCQLPWHPMGTQSGYESQV is encoded by the exons ATGcttggggcagggacacccGGCCCGGCCATGAGCGCCCACCTTGCCCCGCCGCAGTATGTGCTGTACCCGGGAGCGGCCAGGTACGGCGACTATTACTGGTTCTCCGCAGGCAGCATGGACAGCGTGCCCACCGAGGAGGCTCCGGCGCTGGACGCGCTCCCGCTGCCGGCGGCCAAGACGCCCAGTCCCTCAG TTGACTCTCCAGCTTCCTCCAGCTCCGGGACGCTCACGCAGTACCACACCCCCGACTCCGCCACCAGCCCCACGGCAGCGGGGAGCCCCTCTCCCCACTCCTCCCTGCAGAAGGCCAAGGCGCAAGGCAAAGGTGCGGTGAAGTCGGGCAAGAGCCGCACAGCCTTCTCGCAGGAGCAGCTGAAAGCCCTGCACCAGCGCTTCCAGAGCCAGAAGTACCTCAGCCCCCAGCAGATCCGGGAGCTGGCCGCTGCCCTTCAGCTCACCTACAAGCAG GTGAAAACATGGTTTCAGAATCAACGGATGAAATTTAAGCGTTGCCAGAAGGAGAGCCAGTGGATGGATAAAGGGGTGTATTTACCACAG AATGGGGTTCATCAGGCTGCATACCTGGATATCCCCCCCGCGTTCCACCAGGTCTTCCCTGCCGGTTCCAGCAGGAACTTCCAGGCCGCGTCCAACGGGCACCAGGCTTACAGCAGCGGACAGACTTACGGAAATGGGCAGAACCTGTACTCGTTCCCCTCTGTGGAGGATGAGGGGctctttggaaaaggtgggacgAGCTGCAATACCCAGCAAACCATGGGTTTATTAAGCCACCAAATGAACTTCTATCACAGCTACTTTGACAATATAGATTATGTCAGCGTGGAGGTTGAAGACACCTTCAACTTCCAGAGCTCCTCTGACACTGTCACACCATTTTCGAGCTCTCCTATACAGAATCAATGCCAGTTACCTTGGCATCCCATGGGGACCCAGAGTGGGTATGAGTCTCAGGTTTga
- the LOC102064430 gene encoding DNA dC->dU-editing enzyme APOBEC-3C isoform X6 → MYRRRMRGMHISKRALRKHFDPQQYFLEEIFEPRCYNICDMTWYLSYSPCWKCCDVIRDFLEEQTNVNIYIHVARLYYVNHPNNCRALRELNSLENVTIEAMEAEDYDYCRDTFIQRGVHCDFSPMRFQSEIQRNRVKLEDILQDLHL, encoded by the exons ATGTACCGCAGAAGGATGAGAGG CATGCATATCTCTAAGAGAGCATTAAGAAAGCACTTTGATCCCC AACAGTACTTCCTGGAGGAAATCTTTGAGCCAAGATGCTACAATATCTGTGACATGACCTGGTACCTGTCCTATAGCCCTTGCTGGAAGTGCTGTGATGTAATTCGGGATTTCCTGGAGGAGCAGACCAACGTGAACATCTACATACACGTGGCACGTCTCTACTATGTAAACCACCCAAACAACTGCAGGGCCCTCAGGGAACTTAACAGCTTGGAGAATGTGACCATTGAAGCCATGGAAGCCGAAG ACTATGATTACTGTCGGGACACCTTCATACAGCGAGGTGTCCACTGTGATTTCTCGCCCATGAGGTTTCAATCAGAGATACAGAGGAATCGTGTAAAGCTCGAAGACATCCTTCAG GATCTTCATTTGTAG
- the LOC102064430 gene encoding C->U-editing enzyme APOBEC-1 isoform X3 — protein sequence MYRRRMRGMHISKRALRKHFDPREYPKETYLLCELEWRGGIRSWKHWVRNDDVNDCHAEQYFLEEIFEPRCYNICDMTWYLSYSPCWKCCDVIRDFLEEQTNVNIYIHVARLYYVNHPNNCRALRELNSLENVTIEAMEAEDYDYCRDTFIQRGVHCDFSPMRFQSEIQRNRVKLEDILQDLHL from the exons ATGTACCGCAGAAGGATGAGAGG CATGCATATCTCTAAGAGAGCATTAAGAAAGCACTTTGATCCCCGTGAGTATCCAAAGGAGACATACCTACTGTGCGAGCTGGAGTGGCGTGGGGGCATCAGATCTTGGAAACACTGGGTCAGAAATGACGATGTCAATGATTGCCATGCAGAACAGTACTTCCTGGAGGAAATCTTTGAGCCAAGATGCTACAATATCTGTGACATGACCTGGTACCTGTCCTATAGCCCTTGCTGGAAGTGCTGTGATGTAATTCGGGATTTCCTGGAGGAGCAGACCAACGTGAACATCTACATACACGTGGCACGTCTCTACTATGTAAACCACCCAAACAACTGCAGGGCCCTCAGGGAACTTAACAGCTTGGAGAATGTGACCATTGAAGCCATGGAAGCCGAAG ACTATGATTACTGTCGGGACACCTTCATACAGCGAGGTGTCCACTGTGATTTCTCGCCCATGAGGTTTCAATCAGAGATACAGAGGAATCGTGTAAAGCTCGAAGACATCCTTCAG GATCTTCATTTGTAG
- the LOC102064430 gene encoding C->U-editing enzyme APOBEC-1 isoform X1, producing MRKETGMHISKRALRKHFDPREYPKETYLLCELEWRGGIRSWKHWVRNDDVNDCHAEQYFLEEIFEPRCYNICDMTWYLSYSPCWKCCDVIRDFLEEQTNVNIYIHVARLYYVNHPNNCRALRELNSLENVTIEAMEAEDYDYCRDTFIQRGVHCDFSPMRFQSEIQRNRVKLEDILQDLHL from the exons ATGAGGAAGGAGACAGG CATGCATATCTCTAAGAGAGCATTAAGAAAGCACTTTGATCCCCGTGAGTATCCAAAGGAGACATACCTACTGTGCGAGCTGGAGTGGCGTGGGGGCATCAGATCTTGGAAACACTGGGTCAGAAATGACGATGTCAATGATTGCCATGCAGAACAGTACTTCCTGGAGGAAATCTTTGAGCCAAGATGCTACAATATCTGTGACATGACCTGGTACCTGTCCTATAGCCCTTGCTGGAAGTGCTGTGATGTAATTCGGGATTTCCTGGAGGAGCAGACCAACGTGAACATCTACATACACGTGGCACGTCTCTACTATGTAAACCACCCAAACAACTGCAGGGCCCTCAGGGAACTTAACAGCTTGGAGAATGTGACCATTGAAGCCATGGAAGCCGAAG ACTATGATTACTGTCGGGACACCTTCATACAGCGAGGTGTCCACTGTGATTTCTCGCCCATGAGGTTTCAATCAGAGATACAGAGGAATCGTGTAAAGCTCGAAGACATCCTTCAG GATCTTCATTTGTAG
- the LOC102064430 gene encoding C->U-editing enzyme APOBEC-1 isoform X4 has translation MRKETGMHISKRALRKHFDPQQYFLEEIFEPRCYNICDMTWYLSYSPCWKCCDVIRDFLEEQTNVNIYIHVARLYYVNHPNNCRALRELNSLENVTIEAMEAEDYDYCRDTFIQRGVHCDFSPMRFQSEIQRNRVKLEDILQDLHL, from the exons ATGAGGAAGGAGACAGG CATGCATATCTCTAAGAGAGCATTAAGAAAGCACTTTGATCCCC AACAGTACTTCCTGGAGGAAATCTTTGAGCCAAGATGCTACAATATCTGTGACATGACCTGGTACCTGTCCTATAGCCCTTGCTGGAAGTGCTGTGATGTAATTCGGGATTTCCTGGAGGAGCAGACCAACGTGAACATCTACATACACGTGGCACGTCTCTACTATGTAAACCACCCAAACAACTGCAGGGCCCTCAGGGAACTTAACAGCTTGGAGAATGTGACCATTGAAGCCATGGAAGCCGAAG ACTATGATTACTGTCGGGACACCTTCATACAGCGAGGTGTCCACTGTGATTTCTCGCCCATGAGGTTTCAATCAGAGATACAGAGGAATCGTGTAAAGCTCGAAGACATCCTTCAG GATCTTCATTTGTAG
- the LOC102064430 gene encoding C->U-editing enzyme APOBEC-1 isoform X2 — MRKETGMHISKRALRKHFDPREYPKETYLLCELEWRGGIRSWKHWVRNDDVNDCHAEQYFLEEIFEPRCYNICDMTWYLSYSPCWKCCDVIRDFLEEQTNVNIYIHVARLYYVNHPNNCRALRELNSLENVTIEAMEAEDYDYCRDTFIQRGVHCDFSPMRFQSEIQRNRVKLEDILQAS, encoded by the exons ATGAGGAAGGAGACAGG CATGCATATCTCTAAGAGAGCATTAAGAAAGCACTTTGATCCCCGTGAGTATCCAAAGGAGACATACCTACTGTGCGAGCTGGAGTGGCGTGGGGGCATCAGATCTTGGAAACACTGGGTCAGAAATGACGATGTCAATGATTGCCATGCAGAACAGTACTTCCTGGAGGAAATCTTTGAGCCAAGATGCTACAATATCTGTGACATGACCTGGTACCTGTCCTATAGCCCTTGCTGGAAGTGCTGTGATGTAATTCGGGATTTCCTGGAGGAGCAGACCAACGTGAACATCTACATACACGTGGCACGTCTCTACTATGTAAACCACCCAAACAACTGCAGGGCCCTCAGGGAACTTAACAGCTTGGAGAATGTGACCATTGAAGCCATGGAAGCCGAAG ACTATGATTACTGTCGGGACACCTTCATACAGCGAGGTGTCCACTGTGATTTCTCGCCCATGAGGTTTCAATCAGAGATACAGAGGAATCGTGTAAAGCTCGAAGACATCCTTCAG GCCTCCTGA
- the LOC102064430 gene encoding C->U-editing enzyme APOBEC-1 isoform X5, giving the protein MHISKRALRKHFDPREYPKETYLLCELEWRGGIRSWKHWVRNDDVNDCHAEQYFLEEIFEPRCYNICDMTWYLSYSPCWKCCDVIRDFLEEQTNVNIYIHVARLYYVNHPNNCRALRELNSLENVTIEAMEAEDYDYCRDTFIQRGVHCDFSPMRFQSEIQRNRVKLEDILQDLHL; this is encoded by the exons ATGCATATCTCTAAGAGAGCATTAAGAAAGCACTTTGATCCCCGTGAGTATCCAAAGGAGACATACCTACTGTGCGAGCTGGAGTGGCGTGGGGGCATCAGATCTTGGAAACACTGGGTCAGAAATGACGATGTCAATGATTGCCATGCAGAACAGTACTTCCTGGAGGAAATCTTTGAGCCAAGATGCTACAATATCTGTGACATGACCTGGTACCTGTCCTATAGCCCTTGCTGGAAGTGCTGTGATGTAATTCGGGATTTCCTGGAGGAGCAGACCAACGTGAACATCTACATACACGTGGCACGTCTCTACTATGTAAACCACCCAAACAACTGCAGGGCCCTCAGGGAACTTAACAGCTTGGAGAATGTGACCATTGAAGCCATGGAAGCCGAAG ACTATGATTACTGTCGGGACACCTTCATACAGCGAGGTGTCCACTGTGATTTCTCGCCCATGAGGTTTCAATCAGAGATACAGAGGAATCGTGTAAAGCTCGAAGACATCCTTCAG GATCTTCATTTGTAG